The segment GAGGGCAAGTGCAGGCATTTTTAATTGCACAGCCTTTTCCACAAGGTCACTTATCTTGCATGCGCCGTCAAGAAGGCTATACTCACTATGGACGTGAAGATGAACAAAAGTATTCTTTAAGCTCATGAATATATATAAGTTAAGTAATCAGAAGGAAATAAGGTGAGAATTGTTTTTTAACAACGATGCAACATCACTGTTTTTTCGTTTTTCCACTTTGCTATTATGATACCATCATGTTCAGAAAATCAAGCGCAATTTTGGTAACAATTTACTTGAAACTCATTTTTTATTGTGCTATAGTGTGTCTACATAAATTCTTAAACAAAACTACCTTTTCAATCATTTTTTAAATCTTTTAGAGATGGAAGGATTATAATACTTCAAAGGGGGATTCAATGGCTAGTTGTAACACAAAAGCAAAGGCTGTTATGGTTGTACTGGTAGGTCTTTTCGGACTACTCTGTATCGGTTTTGGAGTATCAGTAACACAAAAGTACAAAATACAAAAGGATCGTGTTCACGACCTTGAGAAACAGCTTGGTGCCGGGTGGAAAGAAGTAATAAAAATTCCGGAACTTACAGAAAATTTAGAAAAGGTTGAAGTTGAGAAGAAAGAGATTGAGGAAAAGTTCGTAAGCTGCGCCTCAGAAAAAGATGGTTTAGCAGAGAAAATAAATGACTTACAGAAGGAAGTAGATACCTTTGGAGCTATAAAGGCAGCAGTCGGAATACAGATCAATGGTTTACAAAAAACGATAACAGAGCAGCAAAACAGGCTTACAGAAATTGAGGAAGAAAAAGCAAGGTTAAGAGAACAGCTTGTAGCCCTTGAAGAGGAGGGCAGTAAAATTACAGAGAAATTCGATCTCCGTGTTGCAGATATGAAAAGAATCCAGGAAGAGTTGAAAAATCAGCTTAATTATTATACAGAAGCAAAGAAGACCGCTGACCAGGAGCTTGCAGAAAAGCAGAAATCTCTTGAAGAACTCCGGAAGGCGAAAGAAGAATTAGAGCAAGAGTTGGCAAAGCTTAAAGAACAGGGCGTGTCAGAGCAGCCGGAAGAAGAACAAGAACCTTATATTTAAGAAACAAGCAACCACCAGATTTCCAGAATATTTTAAATACCCACGGTTAGCCATACCTTGCGGTGGAGGAAATCCAGGCAGGTGCTTTTCCATAAGGTCATTTCAGCATGGCATGTCCGGCAATCTTAAAAGTATTTTCAATAGCCTCTGGTACATCCGGGAATACCGCGTATATTTCATCAGAATTTTTAAAATAAAACTCATTTGACCCAAAACGCAATCTTTCGTGTATCAGAGAGATGTTTTCCTGTATAGAAACAGAGAAGAACATCGTTTACGCAGGAGTACCATGTCAATCTGCGGTTTACAGGAAAATCCTTCAAGAATGTGCCGATGTTGAGAGTTTTTAAAGATTACGACAACCTTCGTAGTTTTCTTTACGAAGAGTAATATGGAGCAGGGGATCTATGCCATTTTTCGCATCATTTTCAATCGTTTTTTAATCTCTTTAAAGACAGAAAAATAAAAATACATCAAAGGGGGTTTTCAATGTCGAGTTGTAACTCAAAAGCGAAGGGTGTTACGGTTGTTCTGGTAGTTCTTTTCGGACTGCTCTGTGTAGGCTTTGGGATATCGGTTACACAAAAAGCTTTAATCCAAAAGGAACGGGTATATGATCTGGAGAGGCAGCTTCGTGCTGGGCGTAAAGAAGTACTAAAAATTCCTGAACTTATGGAAAATTTAGAAAAGGTTGAAGTAGAGAGGAAAGAGATTGAAGAAAAGCTCGCAAGCTATGCCTCAGAAAAAGATGATTTGGCAGAGAAAATAATTGACTTACAGAAGGAAGTAGATACCTTTGGTGCTATAAAGGCAGCTGTTGGAGTGCAGATCAGCGGCTTACAAAAAACGATAACAGAGCAGCAAAACAGGCTGACAGAAACTGCGGGAGAAAAAGCAAGGCTAAGAGAACAGCTTGCAGCTCTTGAAGAGGAGGGCAGCAAAATTACGGAGAAATTCGATCTCCGTATTGGAGATATGAAAAGAATTCAGGAAGAGTTGAAAAATCAGCTCAATTATTATACAGAAGCAAAGAAGATCGCGGATCAGGAGCTTGCAGAAAAGCAAAAATCTCTGGAAAACCTCCGGAAGGCAGAAGAGGAAAAAGGAAGATTAGTTGAGCAGCTTACAGAAAAACAAATATCTCTTGAAAAACTGCGGAAGGTGAAGGAAGAATTAGAGCAAGAGTTAAAAAAGCTGAAACAGCAAGGTGCACCAAAGCCGCCGGAAGAAAAGCCGCCGGAAGAAAAGCTGCAGGAAGAAAAGCCGCCGGAAGAAAAACAAGAACCTTCTTCTAGAACACCTTATTTCCCGTTCATGGATTCTTCAAAAAGTGATACCTCATCAGAAGAACTCAACAAGGCCTTAGCCTTGTTACGTGAGAGGATTATGGCACCTACGATAAACCTTTCGGAGGTAAGCATATTGCTTTCACGAATAGAAAGCATTTTAACGTTAACGCTATCTCATTTTCAACTAAGGGACACTTTTCAATCAGAAGAATTAAACAAGACTTTTGCCTTGTTACGTGAGAGGATCACGTCGCCTACGATAAACCTTTCGGAGGTAAGCATATTGCTTTCGCGAATAGAAAGCGCTTTGAAGAGTTTACGATAAAGTATTTAAAAATGCTCGACTGTTGTTTCCGGATAAGGGGAAGGTTAATACTTTCCCCTTTTTTATTTAAGGGTTACAAAATATCAAGCGGGTAAAGTTATACAATAGTTCTTTCTAAATTAGAATTCTATAGTGTCATTAATGAGCAGCCATAAATAGCTAACCCTGGAATGGCGAAATGATTATAGCCAAAGCATAGCAACATACAAATAACCCCGAAGGGGTGACATAAAATAAATATTTCCTGAAAGGTCTCATTAATTCAGATAAGAATCTCTATGGGCAACAATACAATAAATAATGAGCAAACAGTTATCGATGAGTATGCCCATATCGCTTCACGGTATGACAAGCGATGGTCATTTTATATCAGCGCAACACTTCGGGAGACATTGAAACGGTTGGATATAAAGCCGACCGATACCCTATTGGATGTGGGTTGTGGTACTGGTACATTGCTGGAAGCGATTTCACAAAAATATCCTTCCGCTAAACTGGTTGGGACAGATATTAGCAGAGAGATGCTCAGGATCGCTTATCGCAAGCAATTCAAAAAGTGCAGTCTCGTTGAGAGCAATTCACGGCAGCTACCATTTCATTCTGAAAGTTTCGATATGGTAGTTTCCTGTAATGCCTTTCACTATTTTCGCATGCCTGAAGAATGTTTATCAGAGATTGCAAGGGTTCTTAAGCCCCAGGGGAGAATCGTAATTACTGACTGGTGCGATGACTATATCGCCTGCCGTATTTGTGACATATTTCTGCGCATATTCAACCGTGCCCATTTTAAAACATACGGACTGGATGCATGCAGACGTATGCTACGGGATGCCGGTTACACAAACATAGAGGCCGAGAAATATAAAATCAATTGGTTGTGGGGCCTTATGACGGCAAGGGCATTAAGGTGATAATAGAATTGAAGAACATAGTATCAAACCGAAGATATCTTTAATCGAAGAGAAAGCTATCCTACCGGTCATTATTAGAGAATGCTCGCAATGACCGTGCGCTTGCCATTACCCCCCAAACGTCATTGCCTCGGGGTTCGTAACGAAGCGACGAAGCAATCCCCTCTTGTCGCAACCGTTATTGCGAAGGCAAAGCCTGAAGCAAACCCTCTCCATGACTATGAGATTGCTTCGTCGCTTCGCTCTCGCAATGCAGAAACGGTCTTATTTGGTGGGCACTGCCCACCCTACATTGAAATTATGTATCTATGTACGGATTGCCAGCATCTTTGTCCAATGAAACCTTATTCGTTATCCAACAAGATCATATCAATCCAATTCCCAACATAATCGATACGAAAAGCAATAACATCCCGACAATAATTTGAATGGTACGGAAAGTGATTTTTTTCATCAGGCGTGAGCCAATGAATGAACCTAAAAACGCTGTGAAAACAGCGGCAAAGACTAACCGAATGTTTATATGGTTTTGGAGTACAGCAACGTTTTTTGCGACGAAGGTAGCTCCATAAACAGCAAGCCGTGATATATCTACCACGACTGCAGAAACTACATTTGTTCCGATAAAAGATTCTTTTTTCAGTCCCGTCCTGATCAAAAAAGCAGCACGTAAGGCACCTTGCTGACCCGATAGTCCACCAAAGAATCCGGAAAGCGCTCCGCCGAGCGGAATATATTTCGGATGAAACCCAAGCTTTTCAAAACGCGGGTTGAGCTCCAAAATTGCAAAAATTGCCAAAAGAATGCCAATCACAATTTTTACAACCGTGATGCTAAAGGTTCTTCCAGAAAAGGTGTATTCTGTAATAGGTGGAACATCGGTAAAATAGTTTAACAGGAGCGCCCCGGTAATGGCCATGATTGAGGCAGGAACAGCAAATATCAGTACTATTTTATAATTTGCCAGTTTACCGACCAACGCCAGTTTAAAAAGATTGTTTGCTAAATGGACGATGGCTGTTGCTGCAATGGCAATTTCGATAGGGAAAAAAATCGCAAAGGCCGGCATCAGAAGGGTGCCTAATCCAAAACCTGAGAAAAGGGTTAACGCAGAAACGATAAGCGCTACGGTACAGATAACGAGATAATCCATAGAGTTATTTCTCCGTAAAATAAGGGAATAGTTTTACCTGGATTGCACAGGAATTTTCATGTTATAGTACCTCAAGGTATCAAACAGAACATATCTTCAATCGACGAGAAAACTATCTCACCTGCCATTGCGAGGGTCTTTTCCGAAGCAATCTCAAAGGTAGAGATTGCTTTGCCGTTTCACTCCTCGCAAAGACATTTTTTCAGGATTTATTATGTCCCATATACCTGTTTACAAGCCAAAGAAACAATGCTAACCATATTCTGTTCGGTCGCATCTGTTAGATACTATTATGTAACCGGTTTAACGACAATCTCCTAAATTTACCTTTTTTAAGGGTGAATTTGAGGAACGAATTTATGTAACGTTGTATTTATTGCAAGAGCCCCCAGCCAGTAATGATAAAGAGGAAAAGGCTGGCTACTATATAGTTTGGGACCAAATGACGATGATACGTTTCCGGATTCGCAAGCCTGGCTTCACGTATGCTAAAACAGAGGCCTGCAACGATTAATACTATACCGGCAACAGAAACAGACGGCAGAGAGAGAATAGGTCCTGGCTGTGAAATTGTTTTCGAGGTTATTTCTGAAACCGTTTCGATTCCTGAAGGGTCTTTTAATGCATAGGGAAGAAAACCTATCCAGGAGGTAAACTTTGCTAAACCTTTTGCCATGTGTCCTGCAGAAACAATAACGACAAGAGGAAGAGCCAGGAGACGCCAGGAATGTGTCAGGGATATACTCCTGCGGGTAAATACAGATATTACACCGAGTACAAACCAAAGTATCGTAGGATATATACAGATTATCCATATTCCTTTAATCCAGCCCATTGCAGAAGAGAAACCGAAATAGCTGGATAGGCTTGCAGGAATCCAGAGCAATACAGACTTCGCAACATTCCATTCAGTGCATAGTTCATATGTTACAAATCCGGAAACCAGCATGACAAAAATGGTGGTCGGCCACGAGGCAAGCGGTTCACGTGTGTCAGCGGGATGAAACGGACGACGCAGGACCAACTGCATATTGTCAGGTTTGCACGATTTTATGCACTGACCGCAGACAAGGCAATCGCGGCTGCTGTTTAATTTGGGGGGATTCAGCAGGCTTGGACAACTGCGGCCATCGAGTCTTGTCCGGTTACAAGCCTTGATACAATCCTTACCGGTACAAGTTCCGCAAACCTGGTCTGATCCGGCACGTACTGCCAGCATGCTGCCGCGCCCATAGGTACCTAACAGGAGACCTATCGGGCAGAAACCACGGCAAAATGCCCTGTCTTTAAAAAAGAAGCCTGCAAGGGCTGCGGTACTGAGCAATCCCCACAAAAATACAGATGTGTACGCCGGAACACGATGCAGGTTGATACCGGAAACAAGCAATTGTATCAGGGCGTATATTCCAACAATCAACGTACCCGACTGTAACCACATGCCCAGAACAAGTTGTTTGATCCCCAATCTTCGTGCAAATCGTTCTGTTCCGTTTGCAATAAGCTCAAGGGGGCATACCATGCACCAGACCCGGCCGAACAATACAGACATCCAGACAATCGAAGGCCACCACAAGCCCCAAATTAAAAGATTTACGATGTTTGTTTTGGCGTACAGTTTATCATTCACCCCCTCCGGTGTGAACCGCCTCCAGCCGGTAACCGCAAGAAGCACAAATACCGCAATTGTGAATAATTGGAAAATATAGGGGAAACCCGGCCACAGAACAAAGGACCGGACAAACCTTATGCTCAGTAAATTAAATCCTTTCTGCCTGGAACTGGCGGTCATGTTTCTCTTACGACCTCTTCATATAATTCTTTTAATTTAACCTTTACCTTGTTAAGCATCTTGATCCCTGTTCGGGTAATTTTGTAATATTTCCGCTGTTTGTGGTCAACAATCCTGTATTCGCATACCAGAAGGCCGTCTTCCTGCATCTTTGCCAGTGTTGGATAGAGTGTACCAGGACTCAGCTTGTAACCATGCCTGCCCAGTTCTTCGATCAGGCCTATACCGAAGACTTCCTCTTTTGATGCATGGTAAAGGATGTGTATTTTTATAAATGCAAGATGAATATCCCGTAACAGGGTACGAGTAATATCGTTCATAGATATCGGTTAATAATATCGTATATCAATATTATATTCAAGAAAAAAAATGCAGGTTTAATCTCCATTGATAATGGAGGATTCAAATAGTGTAACGAAGGGTGCATTAGTACTTCGATACGTTAAGTTCTTCCATCTTTCCGGTAACCATAAACACAATCCTTTCGGCAATGTTGGTTACCCTGTCTGCGATGCGTTCCAGATTGTGCGACACCCAGGTTAAATAGGTGGCTCCGTGGATTATTTTGGGATTCCCTATCATCAGGAACAGGAGTTCCCTGTAGATCTGATCGTGAAGGGCATCTACCTTGTCGTCTTCTTTGCAGATAAGCCTTGCCTCTTCTACATCCCTTTTTATGAAAGCCTTAAGGCAACGCTCCAGCATAGACAATCCAATATCCGCCATTCTGGGTATATCAATAAGGGGCTTTACCAGTGGCTCATTGCCGATCAATAAGCTTATTTTGGCAATCCCTTCTGCGTAGTCTCCCATACGTTCCAAATCCGTTATAATACTGAGTATTGATGTCAATGTCCTCAGATCAATGGCCATCGGTTGTTGTGTCGCAATGAGGGAAATACATTTTTCTTCAATTTCAAAACGTTTTTTATTAATAAGGAGGTCATTTTTAATTACTTCGTGGGAGGCGGTTCTGTCTCTTTTCTGAAGTGCCTCCACAGAGAGTTTTATAGCATGTGCTACCATATCCCCCATCTTCAGTACCTCATTTTCCAGATTATTTAATTCCTTATGGTAAAGTTCCCTAGTCATAATTGTTCCCTCAGTAAAATTTAACCAAACCTGCCGGTAATATAGTCTTCAGTTTGTTTTTCAGAAGGGTTTGTAAAAATAGCGGTTGTTGTATTAAACTCGACAAGTTCTCCCAGCATGAAGAATCCGGTATGCTCTGATATCCTTGCTGCCTGTTGCATATTATGGGTTACGATGATAACGGTATAATCTGTCTTCAGCTCAAGGAGCATGTCTTCTATCTTTGCGGTAGCGATGGGGTCGAGTGCGGAGCATGGCTCGTCGAGGAGGATAATCTCGGGTTCCATAGCGATTGCCCGTGCGATACAAATGCGCTGCTGCTGGCCACCCGAAAGGTCAAGGGCGCTCACATGAAGCCTGTCTTTCACTTCATCCCACAATGCTGCTTTCTTCAGTGCTTTTTCACACACTTCTGAAAGGGTGTTTTTGTTCCGGATGCCCTGTATACGAGGGCCATATATAACATTTTCAAAAATTGATTTTGGGAAGGGGTTGGGCTTCTGAAATACCATGCCAACCCTTCTGCGTAATTCGGTGACATCAATTCCCGGTGAATAGATATCCTGGTCATCAATTTTAACGGTTCCCTCTATTGATACGTCTTCGATAAGATCGTTCATGCGATTCAGGCATCGAATCAAGGTTGATTTTCCGCAACCGGAAGGTCCGATAAAGGAGGTTATTTTATTTTTGGAAATGTCGAGATTGATATTTTTTAATGCCTTGGTCTTCCCGTAAAAAAGGTTCAGATCAATGATAGTTACAATTGGTTCAGGAACTTTTATCTTCATGTTTTTCTCATATGATTTTCAGGGTTATAACGATGCGGCACGGTACCATTTTCTTAATTTATTCCGTATGAGTATAGCCGTAATATTCAGTAAAAGAATAATTGCCAGTAACACAAAGGTTGTGGTGTACACCATAGGAATAGCTGCTTCAACGTTGGGGGATTGAAAGCCGACGTCATAAATGTGAAAACCCAGATGCATAAACTTCCTTTCGAGGTGAATGAAGGGAAACTTACTGTCTATAGGGAGTGATGGAGCCAGCTTTACTACTCCGGTGATCATTAACGGTGCAACTTCTCCGGCTGCCCGTGCAATTGCAAGGATTATACCGGTAAGAATACCAGGGGTTGCATGCGGGAGCAGTATTTTCCGGATCGTTTCAAATTTGGTGGCACCAAGGGCAAAGGACCCTTCCCGCAGGGATTTCGGGACAGCAGACAATCCTTCTTCTGTTGCTACAACGACAACCGGCACCGTTAACAGCGCCAGGGTGAGGGATGCCCAAAGAATACCACCCGTCCCGAAGGTCGGGGACGGTAACGTATCAGAAAAGAACAGCTCGTCAATACTGCCGCCAATGAGATAAACAAAGAAGCCGAGGCCAAAGATACCAAATACTATGGAAGGTACGCCGGCAAGGTTACTGACCGAGATGCGTACAATCCTGGCAAAAACAGTATCACCTGCATATTCCTTCAAATAGACTGCGGTTAATACCCCTAGCGGAACAACCGCTATGCTCATAATGAATACCAGCATGACAGTGCCGAAAATAGCAGGAAATATACCGCCTTCTGTGTTGGCTTCCCTTGGTTCGCCTGACAGAAACTCCCAGAATTTTATCAGATAAAAACCAAATTTTGAAAGAGTTCCCATTTCATTTGGAGCGTATGCACGGATTATTTGAAAAACAGGAACCGTTCTCTCCTCACCTTCGGCAAGCTGCACCACAATTTTTTCTTCCATTGCCTGTGAGTAAAGTTCGGTAAGTATGCCTTCCTGTTCCCTGTAAGCTTTTTCGAGGTTTAACGTGCTGGCCTTTAAAGCCTCGATTTTTTTACGAATTCGTTCTGATGGTTCCTGCGATTTTAAACGTTTCAAGGCAATACGGTTTTTTTCCATCCGGTGATTTATATTACCGATTATTTTTTTTTCAATATGCCGTATTTCCCTGACGAGCGCATGGTTTTCTTTTAAGAGCGGGAGCAGGTCTTGTTGTGTGAGGGACACCATATCGTCATCATCTTCCTCCTCCTCTTCGTCATCATCATCATCATCGTCATCTCTTATCAAGCCCTTCAGAAAACCATACATGTTTCCCCACTCTCGCCTTTCAAATGCCAGGGCATTGCGGGGATATTCGAGGGAGATAATATCCGCATCTTCAATCCATGTAAAATCAAGACCATAAACATCCCTGTTTCCAATCTTTAGTTTTGTCCGGAAAGCGTCTTCCTGATAGGGAACAGGCTCTCTCTTTACCACTTCTCCCAAGACAATGCTACCATCTTTAAGCGTGAATTGGGTAATAGGATACGGCCAGAAGACGCTGAGTCCGTTTATCATAATAAGCGCAACTAATCCGCCCATCATCAGGAGTGTAATCGTTAGTGAACAGGCAGTCAGCCAGATATATGGGATTCCTGTTTTAAAAAAATGTTTCATAGTTTGCTATATTTTTTCCTCATTCTCTGCCGTACCATTTCAGATGCAGTATTTACGATAAAGGTTGTTATGAAAAGAAGTAAGGCTGCAAAAAAGAGCACACGGTAAAGTGTGCCGCCAATTGGCGCTTCGGGGATTTCAACTGCGATATTTGCTGAAAGAGCCCTGAACCCGTTAAAGGGATTCCAGTCCATAATGGGGGTGTTTCCCGTTGCCATAAGTACAATCATGGTCTCACCGACTGCCCTTCCGAAACCAATCATCACGGCTGAAAATATACCTGGGCTTGCCGTCGGAAGTACTACACGTACCGCCGTCTGCCAGGGAGTTGCTCCCAATGCAAGCGACGCCGAGCTAAGATTTGCCGGAACATTGCTCAAGGCATCTTCCGATATCGTAAAGATGACCGGGATGATTGCAAATCCCATTGCAAATCCGACAATAAGGGCGTTTCTCTGGTCATAATGCAAGCCTAAAACCGATAAAAGCCAGTGCCGGTAATCACCCTGAAAGAGGATAGATTCAGAGATGGTGGTAAGCTGGATTGACACGTATACAGCTCCGATAAGAAATGGTATTAAAAAAAGGGCTTCTATACCATAACGATATTTACTTTGTATCCAGTCAGGCAGAAATCCCCAGGAAAACAGGGCAATGGCAGTAAAAAGCACGATGAAAAGGGGGGCAATGACTATGGCCGGAAAGATACTCTCAATAAGTGGTGCGAACCATAATGCTGCAAGAAAACCGAGGATAACACTGGGAAGTGCTGCCATGATTTCAATGGCAGGTTTGATAAATTTTATCCTCCGGTGAAGGAACTGTGATGTGTAGAGCGCTGCCAGGATACCAATCGGCATAGCAATGACCAATGAGTAAAGTGTACCCTTTATGGTGCCAAAAATCAGGGGTACGAGGCTTAGCTTTGGCTCGTAATCCCCGGCCCCTCCGGTAGATTGCCAGATAAATTCCGGCTTTTCATAACCTTCATACCATATACGCCCAAACAATGTCTTCAGGGTAATCTCAGGATGGGGGTTTGATATGTTCCAGTGATACAAAGTATTATCCGTACAGGCCACCAGAATTCCATTTCCCCGCGGTGAGAATGCTATGGCGGTTGGTT is part of the Candidatus Jettenia sp. AMX2 genome and harbors:
- a CDS encoding methyltransferase domain-containing protein, whose protein sequence is MGNNTINNEQTVIDEYAHIASRYDKRWSFYISATLRETLKRLDIKPTDTLLDVGCGTGTLLEAISQKYPSAKLVGTDISREMLRIAYRKQFKKCSLVESNSRQLPFHSESFDMVVSCNAFHYFRMPEECLSEIARVLKPQGRIVITDWCDDYIACRICDIFLRIFNRAHFKTYGLDACRRMLRDAGYTNIEAEKYKINWLWGLMTARALR
- a CDS encoding sulfite exporter TauE/SafE family protein, which produces MDYLVICTVALIVSALTLFSGFGLGTLLMPAFAIFFPIEIAIAATAIVHLANNLFKLALVGKLANYKIVLIFAVPASIMAITGALLLNYFTDVPPITEYTFSGRTFSITVVKIVIGILLAIFAILELNPRFEKLGFHPKYIPLGGALSGFFGGLSGQQGALRAAFLIRTGLKKESFIGTNVVSAVVVDISRLAVYGATFVAKNVAVLQNHINIRLVFAAVFTAFLGSFIGSRLMKKITFRTIQIIVGMLLLFVSIMLGIGLI
- a CDS encoding 4Fe-4S binding protein; the encoded protein is MTASSRQKGFNLLSIRFVRSFVLWPGFPYIFQLFTIAVFVLLAVTGWRRFTPEGVNDKLYAKTNIVNLLIWGLWWPSIVWMSVLFGRVWCMVCPLELIANGTERFARRLGIKQLVLGMWLQSGTLIVGIYALIQLLVSGINLHRVPAYTSVFLWGLLSTAALAGFFFKDRAFCRGFCPIGLLLGTYGRGSMLAVRAGSDQVCGTCTGKDCIKACNRTRLDGRSCPSLLNPPKLNSSRDCLVCGQCIKSCKPDNMQLVLRRPFHPADTREPLASWPTTIFVMLVSGFVTYELCTEWNVAKSVLLWIPASLSSYFGFSSAMGWIKGIWIICIYPTILWFVLGVISVFTRRSISLTHSWRLLALPLVVIVSAGHMAKGLAKFTSWIGFLPYALKDPSGIETVSEITSKTISQPGPILSLPSVSVAGIVLIVAGLCFSIREARLANPETYHRHLVPNYIVASLFLFIITGWGLLQ
- a CDS encoding helix-turn-helix transcriptional regulator, yielding MNDITRTLLRDIHLAFIKIHILYHASKEEVFGIGLIEELGRHGYKLSPGTLYPTLAKMQEDGLLVCEYRIVDHKQRKYYKITRTGIKMLNKVKVKLKELYEEVVRET
- the phoU gene encoding phosphate signaling complex protein PhoU, whose protein sequence is MTRELYHKELNNLENEVLKMGDMVAHAIKLSVEALQKRDRTASHEVIKNDLLINKKRFEIEEKCISLIATQQPMAIDLRTLTSILSIITDLERMGDYAEGIAKISLLIGNEPLVKPLIDIPRMADIGLSMLERCLKAFIKRDVEEARLICKEDDKVDALHDQIYRELLFLMIGNPKIIHGATYLTWVSHNLERIADRVTNIAERIVFMVTGKMEELNVSKY
- the pstB gene encoding phosphate ABC transporter ATP-binding protein PstB is translated as MKIKVPEPIVTIIDLNLFYGKTKALKNINLDISKNKITSFIGPSGCGKSTLIRCLNRMNDLIEDVSIEGTVKIDDQDIYSPGIDVTELRRRVGMVFQKPNPFPKSIFENVIYGPRIQGIRNKNTLSEVCEKALKKAALWDEVKDRLHVSALDLSGGQQQRICIARAIAMEPEIILLDEPCSALDPIATAKIEDMLLELKTDYTVIIVTHNMQQAARISEHTGFFMLGELVEFNTTTAIFTNPSEKQTEDYITGRFG
- the pstA gene encoding phosphate ABC transporter permease PstA, which codes for MKHFFKTGIPYIWLTACSLTITLLMMGGLVALIMINGLSVFWPYPITQFTLKDGSIVLGEVVKREPVPYQEDAFRTKLKIGNRDVYGLDFTWIEDADIISLEYPRNALAFERREWGNMYGFLKGLIRDDDDDDDDEEEEEDDDDMVSLTQQDLLPLLKENHALVREIRHIEKKIIGNINHRMEKNRIALKRLKSQEPSERIRKKIEALKASTLNLEKAYREQEGILTELYSQAMEEKIVVQLAEGEERTVPVFQIIRAYAPNEMGTLSKFGFYLIKFWEFLSGEPREANTEGGIFPAIFGTVMLVFIMSIAVVPLGVLTAVYLKEYAGDTVFARIVRISVSNLAGVPSIVFGIFGLGFFVYLIGGSIDELFFSDTLPSPTFGTGGILWASLTLALLTVPVVVVATEEGLSAVPKSLREGSFALGATKFETIRKILLPHATPGILTGIILAIARAAGEVAPLMITGVVKLAPSLPIDSKFPFIHLERKFMHLGFHIYDVGFQSPNVEAAIPMVYTTTFVLLAIILLLNITAILIRNKLRKWYRAASL